The Henckelia pumila isolate YLH828 unplaced genomic scaffold, ASM3356847v2 CTG_461:::fragment_3, whole genome shotgun sequence genome window below encodes:
- the LOC140871598 gene encoding pentatricopeptide repeat-containing protein At3g09040, mitochondrial isoform X2, with product MMQSGVKPTRSTLGSVFSAIASVANYEYGLQVHAQAVKQGLDCNIYAGSSLINMYAKCKHMESAHAVFDELQEKNDVIWNTLLRGYAQKGDALEVLKLFTNMRISGFQPDEYTYTSILSACAHLENMVMGCQLHSIIVKNMYGLNLYVGNALVDMYAKCGALPDARKQFELISNRDHVSWNAIIVGYVRDEREEEAFYLFRRMVSEGIEPDEVSMASILSAAANLQDLAKGRQVHCFLVKHGLEEGLYSGSSLIDMYCKCGIVAAASEVFSCMPQLSVVCINALISGYARVNIVTAVTIFKSMLSEGLQPSEITFATLLEACSDNTYLPLGWQIHCSVIKLGLSFYDEFLVVSLLGMYMNAQVITDAIELFSELPCPKSTVMWTVLISGSTDNDYGEEALRWYQEMRIHNVMPDQATFASVLRACSKLASLDEGRRIHSIIFHIGYDEDEVTASALVDMYAKCGDVKSSALVFGAMASKKDIILWNSMIVGYAKNGFAENALKIFDEMKQENVLPDEITFLGVLTACSHAGMVSEGQELYDSMINHYRVSPRVDHCACMIDLFGRWGFLMEAENFINRLDFEPDSMIWATYLNACRLHGDDIRGQRAAEKLIHLEPQDSSPYVLLSNMYAASGNWEGVNFVRKKMNERGVQKFPGCSWIVVEQKTNYFVSGDKCHPNDDEIIALLKDLATLMKDEGYVCDSVYIVLDEVRDCNLPG from the coding sequence ATGATGCAGTCTGGTGTTAAACCAACACGTTCAACTCTAGGAAGTGTGTTCAGCGCCATAGCCAGTGTTGCAAATTATGAATATGGCTTGCAGGTCCATGCTCAGGCGGTGAAGCAGGGGCTGGACTGTAATATATATGCAGGGAGTTCTTTGATTAACATGTATGCCAAATGCAAGCATATGGAGTCGGCACATGCAGTTTTTGATGAATTACAAGAAAAAAATGATGTGATCTGGAATACATTGCTCAGAGGTTATGCTCAGAAAGGGGATGCTCTTGAGGTTTTAAAGTTGTTTACCAATATGAGAATTTCTGGATTTCAACCAGATGAATATACCTACACTAGCATACTGAGTGCTTGTGCACACTTAGAGAATATGGTAATGGGCTGCCAGTTACATTCAATTATTGTCAAGAATATGTATGGACTGAATTTATATGTGGGAAATGCTTTGGTCGATATGTATGCCAAATGTGGGGCTCTGCCCGATGCTAGGAAACAATTTGAACTGATCAGCAATCGAGATCATGTTTCATGGAATGCAATTATTGTTGGTTACGTGAGGGATGAACGAGAAGAAGAAGCATTTTATCTTTTTCGCCGGATGGTATCCGAGGGGATTGAACCTGATGAGGTATCTATGGCTAGCATACTCAGTGCTGCTGCAAACTTGCAGGATCTTGCTAAGGGGAGGCAGGTTCATTGTTTTCTGGTCAAACATGGTTTAGAAGAAGGCCTTTACAGTGGAAGCTCACTTATTGACATGTATTGCAAGTGTGGGATAGTGGCAGCTGCGAGTGAAGTTTTCTCTTGCATGCCTCAATTAAGTGTGGTTTGCATAAATGCTTTGATTTCTGGTTATGCTCGAGTGAATATAGTTACAGCAGTAACTATTTTTAAGTCTATGCTTTCTGAAGGACTGCAACCGTCAGAAATCACTTTTGCTACCCTTCTAGAGGCGTGTTCTGATAATACTTATTTGCCTCTCGGATGGCAAATCCACTGTTCTGTTATAAAGCTTGGCCTATCATTTTATGACGAATTTTTAGTCGTCTCTCTATTGGGTATGTACATGAATGCTCAAGTAATTACTGATGCTATTGAACTTTTCTCTGAGCTCCCTTGTCCAAAAAGCACAGTCATGTGGACTGTCCTGATATCTGGGAGCACTGATAATGACTATGGTGAGGAGGCATTACGTTGGTACCAAGAAATGCGTATTCATAATGTCATGCCAGACCAAGCAACGTTTGCAAGCGTCCTTAGAGCATGCTCGAAATTAGCTTCCTTAGATGAAGGTAGGAGAATCCACTCTATCATCTTTCATATTGGTTATGACGAAGATGAGGTTACAGCAAGTGCTCTGGTGGATATGTATGCAAAATGTGGAGATGTAAAAAGTTCGGCCCTAGTTTTTGGGGCAATGGCTAGCAAAAAAGATATTATTTTGTGGAATTCAATGATTGTTGGATATGCCAAAAATGGTTTTGCCGAAAATGCTCTGAAGATCTTTGATGAGATGAAGCAAGAGAATGTGCTACCTGATGAAATCACGTTCCTTGGTGTTCTAACTGCATGTAGCCATGCAGGGATGGTATCTGAAGGTCAAGAATTATACGATAGCATGATAAATCATTATCGGGTTAGTCCAAGGGTAGATCATTGTGCCTGCATGATTGATCTTTTTGGGCGTTGGGGTTTTCTGATGGAGGCGGAAAACTTTATCAATAGACTGGACTTTGAGCCTGATTCTATGATTTGGGCCACATATCTTAACGCGTGCAGGTTGCATGGGGATGACATAAGGGGCCAGCGAGCGGCTGAAAAGCTTATTCATTTGGAACCTCAGGATTCTTCTCCTTATGTGCTGCTTTCCAATATGTATGCAGCATCAGGCAACTGGGAAGGTGTTAATTTTGTGAGGAAAAAGATGAATGAAAGAGGAGTACAAAAATTTCCTGGATGTAGTTGGATAGTTGTGGAACAGAAAACTAATTACTTTGTTTCTGGTGATAAATGTCATCCTAATGATGATGAAATAATTGCACTTTTGAAAGATCTGGCTACACTGATGAAAGATGAAGGCTATGTTTGCGACTCTGTATATATTGTGCTCGATGAAGTTAGAGATTGTAACCTGCCCGGTTGA
- the LOC140871294 gene encoding signal peptide peptidase-like 2: MGVQKFFICVVLSMLFCIPDGVTAGDIVHDDDLAPKKPGCANDFVLVKVQTWVDGVENVEFVGVGARFGKAIVSKEKNANQNRLTLSDPLDGCSPPKKKYAGDVIMVARGNCKFTAKTNFAEAAGASALLIINNQKELYKMVCEPDETDLDIQISAVMLPQDAGSTLEKMLSNGSSVSVQLYSPKRPVVDIAEVFLWLMAVGTILCASYWSAWSAREGAIEQDKLLKDASDELPNIKGFGGSSVVDINTTSAVLFVVVASCFLILIYKLMSLWFIELLVVLFCIGGVEGLQTCLVALLSRWFKQAAESFIKVPVLGAISYLTLAVAPFCVAFAVVWAVYREVSFAWIGQDVLGIALIITVLQIVRIPNLKVGTVLLSCAFMYDIFWVFVSQKLFQESVMIVVARGDRSGEDGIPMLLKIPRMFDPWGGYSIIGFGDILLPGLVVAFSLRYDWLANKSLQAGYFLWAMFAYGLGLLVTYVALNLMDGHGQPALLYIVPFTLGTFLALGKKRGDLKILWTSGEPDRVCPHVRLESVPESL; this comes from the exons ATGGGAGTTCAGAAATTTTTCATATGCGTTGTTTTATCGATGCTCTTTTGCATCCCAGATGGAGTGACAGCCGGTGACATAGTCCATGATGACGATCTGGCTCCCAAAAAGCCCGGATGTGCGAATGATTTTGTGCTG GTAAAAGTCCAAACTTGGGTCGATGGTGTGGAAAACGTGGAGTTTGTCGGTGTGGGTGCTAGATTTGGCAAAGCCATAGTATCAAAGGAGAAAAATGCAAACCAGAATCGCCTAACCCTGTCAGACCCTTTGGATGGATGCAGTCCTCCAAAGAAAAAG TATGCTGGAGATGTTATAATGGTGGCTCGAGGTAACTGCAAATTCACTGCAAAGACAAACTTTGCTGAAGCTGCTGGTGCTTCGGCACTTCTCATCATAAACAACCAGAAAG AACTCTACAAGATGGTTTGTGAGCCTGATGAAACTGATCTAGATATTCAAATTTCTGCTGTCATGCTCCCTCAAGATGCTGGTTCTACACTGGAGAAAATGTTGTCAAATGGTTCATCAg TATCTGTACAGCTGTACTCTCCGAAGAGACCGGTCGTTGATATAGCCGAAGTATTTCTGTGGTTGATGGCTGTTGGGACCATCTTATGTGCCTCTTATTGGTCTGCATGGAGTGCCAGAGAAGGAGCTATTGAGCAAGATAAGCTGTTGAAG gaTGCTTCAGATGAACTTCCAAACATTAAAGGCTTCGGTGGAAGTAGTGTTGTGGATATCAACACGACATCGGCTGTTCTGTTTGTTGTTGTCGCCTCATGCTTTTTGATACTTATATACAAGCTAATGTCATTATGGTTCATTGAGCTCTTGGTGGTTCTCTTTTGCATTGGTGGTGTGGAG GGTTTACAAACTTGTTTGGTTGCCTTGTTATCAAG GTGGTTCAAGCAAGCTGCTGAATCTTTTATCAAAGTACCTGTCTTGGGGGCTATCTCGTACCTTACTTTGGCTGTTGCTCCATTCTGCGTAGCTTTTGCTGTGGTGTGGGCTGTGTACAGAGAGGTCTCTTTTGCATGGATAGGCCAAGATGTACTC GGAATTGCATTGATAATTACTGTTCTTCAGATAGTTCGAATTCCTAATCTCAAg GTGGGAACTGTTCTTCTTAGCTGCGCTTTCATGTATGACATCTTTTGGGTGTTTGTTTCCCAGAAACTCTTCCAAGAAAGTGTGATGATTGTG gtTGCCCGTGGTGACAGAAGTGGTGAGGATGGTATACCGATGCTTCTGAAAATTCCACGTATGTTTGATCCATGGGGTGGTTACAGTATCATAGGCTTTGGTGACATCCTCTTGCCTGGACTGGTAGTAGCATTTTCACTAAG GTATGATTGGTTAGCAAACAAGAGCCTACAGGCCGGATACTTTTTATGGGCGATGTTTGCTTATGGATTAG GTCTTCTCGTCACTTACGTGGCGTTGAACTTGATGGACGGACATGGCCAACCAGCATTGCTTTACATTGTCCCTTTTACACTAG GGACGTTTCTCGCGCTCGGAAAAAAAAGAGGGGACCTGAAGATCCTTTGGACGAGTGGTGAACCGGATAGGGTCTGCCCACATGTTCGTCTCGAATCCGTGCCAGAATCGCTTTAA